One Dromiciops gliroides isolate mDroGli1 chromosome 3, mDroGli1.pri, whole genome shotgun sequence DNA segment encodes these proteins:
- the LOC122747908 gene encoding LOW QUALITY PROTEIN: putative tripartite motif-containing protein 49B (The sequence of the model RefSeq protein was modified relative to this genomic sequence to represent the inferred CDS: substituted 2 bases at 2 genomic stop codons), with translation MGCGRCSARTPGEGENSLYFLKRRPYTFKRYLQKPKGPPSKCDRHQEDKKLFCANDKTLVCVSCSQSPEHKAHNILPIKEAAKDYRGKLWENLKHVYENLKDVHKLIIDGKKIPRTWAVVLTEQLEMTRKTFEQNFQEIGEFLSEQEEEVHSLVELDEEENEMFEQLKENEELQVIQNREKKRMSKLQLLEYRNDLREMGIALEEKAVMADMDLLQDSEDILSKSQSLLLQMPEPFTPKLSDSYCMHLRQFLRKFQESRLLQCNYPYELPDDDRKRTFTFADLSSGQMYAIYTSGSLHYMNGRDISITQLSLSMDDISEEEDXPLFNCYCLPIEREXASSDFSPNPSIEWH, from the coding sequence gagaaggggaaaactccctttattttttgaaaagaagACCTTATACCTTCAAAAGATACCTACAGAAGCCCAAGGGACCCCCCAGCAAGTGTGACAGACACCAAGAGGATAAGAAGTTGTTCTGTGCTAATGATAAGACCCTAGTCTGTGTGTCCTGTTCACAGTCCCCGGAACACAAGGCTCACAACATCCTCCCCATAAAAGAAGCTGCGAAGGATTATAGGGGAAAGCTCTGGGAGAATCTGAAACATGtatatgaaaatttaaaagatgTTCACAAGCTAATTATTGATGGGAAGAAGATACCTCGGACATGGGCTGTTGTGTTGACAGAACaattagaaatgacaagaaaaacatttgagcAAAATTTTCAAGAAATAGGTGAATTCCTGAGTGAGCAAGAAGAGGAGGTCCACAGTCTGGTGGAGCTggatgaggaagagaatgaaatgtTTGAGCAgctgaaggagaatgaggagctGCAAGTAAtccaaaacagagagaaaaagaggatgagCAAGCTCCAACTGTTAGAGTACAGGAATGACCTGAGGGAGATGGGCATAGCACTGGAAGAAAAGGCTGTGATGGCAGATATGGACCTTCTGCAGGATTCAGAAGACATATTGAGCAAGAGTCAGTCGCTGTTGCTTCAAATGCCAGAACCTTTCACACCAAAATTGAGTGATTCTTATTGCATGCATTTAAGACAATTTCTGAGGAAATTTCAAGAATCGCGACTGTTGCAATGTAATTATCCATATGAACTACCAGATGATGACagaaagaggactttcacatTTGCAGATCTATCCTCTGGTCAGATGTATGCTATTTATACCTCTGGAAGTCTCCACTACATGAATGGGAGAGACATATCTATTACCCAACTGAGTCTGAGTATGGATGATATTTCTGAGGAGGAAGACTAACCCCTTTTCAACTGTTACTGTTTGCCAATTGAAAGGGAGTGAGCTAGTAGTGACTTCTCTCCTAACCCTTCAATAGAATGGCACTAG